The Chloroflexota bacterium nucleotide sequence GACCTCGCAACTGATGGGGCGGATCTCGGTGAGGGCGCGTCCGTCCGGCCGAAGGCCCCGGTCCAGGATCGCGTTCCGGACAGTCTCCTTCTCCAGCGATCCGAAGATCTTCCCAATCGTCTTCTCATCGTGCCCGCGGCTCACGAACTCCGCGATCATCGCCGAGCGAACCGCGTCCACCGCCGCTTCGCGCTGGGCCTTGTCGGGGTTGAAGACGGCCTCGCTGAGCTGCTGCCCGAGCCAGGCGCGTACGTCTTCGTCTAGCTCCGGATGCTCCTCGGCGCCGGGATACGAGCGCTTGGGCTTTCCGACGAGCGCGACGAGCCGGTTCTGCAGCTCGTTCAGCTCCTGGAGCGCCCGATGTCCGAACTCAATGGCCTGGAGCATCGTCTCTTCGGGAAGCTCGAGCGCGCCGGCCTCTACCATCATCACGGCGTCCGCCGTGCCCGCGACCATGAGGTCGAGCTTGCTGTAGGTCAGCTCGGACAGGGTGGGATTGATGACGAACTCGTCGCCGATGTACCCGACGCGCACGCCGGACACGGGCCCGTGGAACGGGATATCGGAGATGCACAGGGCGGCGGAAGCGCCGAGGATGGACAGCTCCGAGGGGTCGTTCTGCTGGTCGGTCGAGAGGACCGTGATGATGATCTGCGTTTCGTTCCGGTAGTCTTTCGGGAAAAGCGGGCGAATCGGTCGATCGGTGAGCCGGGCGGCCAGAATCGCCGACTCGCCTGCGCGACCCTCGCGCTTGAAGAAGCCGCCCGGGATCTTGCCCGCGGCGTACATCTTCTCTTCGTAATCCACCGTGAGAGGGAAGAAGTCGATCCCTTCCCGCGGGGAGTTCGAGCTCACCGCCGTTGCGAGGATCACCGAGTCGCCGTAGCGCACCAGCACGGCGCCGTCGGCAAGCCCCGCCAGGCGGCCGCTTTCAAGGGTAAGGGTGCGTCCAGCGAAATCGATGGACAGGGATTCGGTCATTTGGCGCTCCTTCGCCGCAGAGCGGGAGGCCGGAATCGCGAAGCCGCGGGGGAGAAGGTTGCGACCCGGGGAGGTGGGCCCGACCGTCTACCGTTTGAGGACTGCACCGGTGAAGGATCGCGTTAGCGCCGCAGACCCAGAGAGCTGATGATCTGGCGGTATCGCTCGAAATCCTCGCGTCGCAGGTAGTTCAAGAGGCGGCGCCGTTTGCCTACCATCATGAGAAGTCCGCGCCGAGACGCGTGGTCGTGTGGATGCACCTTGAGATGCTCGATCATGTCCAGGATGCGCCGACTGAGCAGCGCAATCTGGACGTCGGACGAACCGGTGTCGTCCGGGTGCAAACGGTACTTCTCGATGATTTCGCCCTTTACTGCCTGGGCTAAAGGCACTGACGCCCTCCACGCGTGTTTCGACGCATCGGCATGCCGCTATGCGCTCTACGTTTTCTCCACTTCTTGTTTCGTGGCGAGTATACCACACGCGAAGCGGCTCGCCGGCGGGTTGACACGCGGGGTGCTCGATGGAACAATCCCGGTCCGCGGAACAACGCGATCGGGGAGATGAACATGACCCTCAAGGCGAGCATAGATTGGGACAAGTGCGAGGGAAACGGCGTGTGCGCACGAGTCGCGCCCGAGGTCTTCTCCGTGGACGATCAGGGCAACTCCGACGTCTTGATGGAAGAGGTGCCGGAGAGCCTGCGCGCCAAGGCGATGCTGGCCATGCGCCAATGCCCGACCGGAGCAGTGAGCGTCGTGGAGGCGTGACGGCGGCGTCGCCGCGGCGGTCGCCCCGTGACCCGTGATGATTGGACCGTGCGGCGCGATGCGTCAGCGCGCCCTGAGGACTCGTACGCGCTGTGCGCAGAGACGCCGCCGCCGCAGCTCATCACCGGCATTTGGCAATTCAATCGGCGCGAATTTTTCGCCTGCCACGAGACGCTGGAGCGGCTCTGGCTGGCCGAATGCGCTCCGGTTCGCGACCTCTACCAAGGGATCCTGCAGATTGGCGTAGCCTTCTACCACTTGCTGCGGGGGAACTACCGGGGCGCCCACGTGAGTCTGCGACGCGGCATCACGCGGCTGCGCCCGCTGCCGCCAGTTTGCCGAGGGGTGCAGGTCGCGCGGCTGGTCGAGGACGCTGAAGCCGCCCACGCAGCCCTGGTTGCGCGGGGAGCGGCAGGCCTGGCGCGCTTCGACCTCGAGCTGATCCCGACGATTGACATCGCGCCGAGCGCATGACGGGAGGATGGCACCGTGCGGCTTGACGTGGCCCAGCGCGTGCTGGGCGCAAGCCTCGCCAAGGCCCACGACATGGGAATTGCGGTGAGTGTGGTTGTCGTGGACGAGGGAGGGCACATGATGGCAATGGCCCGAATGGACGGGGCGCGCTTTCTGACCGTTGAGATCGCCTACGGCAAGGCGCACGGATGCATCGGTTTCCACCGCGTGGGGCCCGAGGTCGCACAATTCGGCCAGACCGCCCCCGCCTTCGTCGGCGCCCTTGCGACCGCTAGCCACGGTCGCTTCTTCGCAGCGCTGGGCTCGATTCGGGTGGTGGTCGGCGGTCAGGAGGTGGGCGCCGTGGGGGTCAGCGGCGGATCCGGCGAGCAGGATCACCAGATTGCCCAAGCGGGCGTGGACGCAGTGGCGTACGGTGGCGATGCCTGATTCGACGGGCTCACCCCGAGCGGAATGCAGGCCAGGATTGGAGAGAAGGGATGGCGCTCGATCTCGCGACCGCCAATCGAATCGTCGAGGCATGTATCGCCGAAGGGCGGACCATTGGGCGAAACTTCAGCATCGCCGTCGTTGACGAGGGCGGCCACATCGTGGCCATTCAGCGCATGGACGGAGCGGCGTTCGTGTCTCCGAGAATTGCGCTGGGGAAGGCGTTCGCGTGCGCGGCTTTCCGGCGGGAGGGACCGCAGCTCCAGCAGATGGGCGAGAACCCGGCGTTTGTGGCCGGGCTCGTCGAGATGACGGGTGGCCAGTTCTTCGCGTCGCTCGGGGCCTGCCGAATCATGCTCAATGGCCAGATGATGGGCGCCGTGGGCGTCAGCGGGGCGGCGCCGGAGCAGGACCAGCAAGTGGCCGAGGCAGGCATCCGGGTTCTCTCCAGCTGACGAGGCGCGCGGCGTTCGATGCCACACCAAGATTGCCGCGCCAGCGGGTCAGCTCAGCGGCTTGGCTCGCGGGCGCGGGTCGGCAGACGGCGATTTCCGCGCCGCCTGCCGCTTCTCCGCGAGACGTCGACGGAGGACCGTCTCGGAAGCGATGACAGACGTCAGCGCCATCCCATCCAGCGAGACCGGACGCGTCCGGCCCAAACTGTGGACGCGCGGGTTCTTGCTGCTCCTGACCGTGGTCTTCCTCGGCTACTCGGGGCAGCAGCTCATCCTGCCCATCCTGCCGCTGTACGTGACCAAGCTCGGCGGGACGCCGGTAGAGGCGGGCTTTATTCTCGCGGCGTTCAGCATCACCAGCTTCCCGATGCGGCCGGTCGTGGGATACCTAACCGACGCGTGGAGCGCGCGCGGCATTCTCGGGATCGGGACCCTGATTCTCTCGCTGACCAGCTTCGGGTTCTTCGTACCCCACCTTGCCGTCATGGCAGTGGTGAACGCCGTTCGGGGAATCGGGTGGGCCGGGCTCAACACCGGCGGATACACGGACCTGGCTCACACGGCGCCCCGCGCCCGGAGGGGCGAAGCGTCCGGGTACTACAACTTGGCGACGTCGATTCCCATCGCAGGCGCGCCGGCTGTCGCCCTGTGGCTACTGGGCGTCCCGTCCATGGGCTACCCGAGCGTCTTTCTCTTCGCTGCGCTGCTGGCGGCGGCGGCCACGCTGGGCATGTGGGGCGCTCAGGCGCTGGCGCCGCAGACGCAGATGCGATCACCCCGGGATGGCGCGGTAACCGTCTCGAGCGTCATCGGCGGGTTCGTCGATCGGCGCGTGTTCCTCGCCGCGGGGCTGCTCCTGTGCATGACGGTCACGCAGGTCTCGACGACGGCCTACTTGCCGCTCTACGCCCGGGCCGTCGGGATCGAGGGGATCGGCAGCTTCTACGTCGTGACCGGCGTGGTGGGCATTATCAGCCAGCTGCTATGCGGTCGGTTTCTGGACCGGGGCGGACGCGGCGGCTGGGTCGTGGCTGGGTTCGCCACCATGATCGTCAGTATGCTGATCCTGTACGCGGCGCGCGGGCTCGAGGTGGTCCTGATCGCCGCCGTGATCAACGCCCTCGGGAGCACGCTGCTCAATACCATGCTCCTGGTTGTCGCCATGGACCTTGCCGATCCCAACCGACCGGGCGCGGGCATGGCCACCTACTCGGTCTCCTACCAGCTCGGGGCGGCGGTCGGCGCGCCTGTGTTTGGCATGGTCATCCAGGCGCTCGGGTTCGGCGCCATGTATCTGAGCGCGGCCGGTGCGCTGGTCGTGGGGCTGATCGCCACGGTTCTGCAGTGGCCGCGCCTCCGCCGCGTCGGGGTGGTCGCGCCGACCGGTGGCGGAAACGCCCGGATATAATTGGTGCGCTGCGCCACGCATCGTTATGGCGACGTAGCCAAGTGGTTAAGGCGGGGGTCTGCAAAACCCCTATTCGGCGGTTCGAATCCGCCCGTCGCCTCCAGCAACGGCGGTCATCCAGGCACGGATGGCCGCTCTTTTTCGTTCCCAGTTCGAACCGGCGCCCGTTTTGACCACAATCTCGACCATAAGTCGTGGTACAGTCTGGCCGTGAATCGACACCGGCTGTTCAGGCGACTGAGGCAAAGAAGCCAATCCCCCGACCTCGGTATCGTCCAGCGATCTATCGGGCAGCCGGATGGGGATTGGCGTTGGCTGCGACCGTCGCGCGGCACCGGCGGGGACATGGCGAAGGGCTGACTCGGCGTCGCCAGGACGGCTTCCAGTTGCGGCGAACAATTGGAACACAGGAGTGCGATCGGCGCCGGGGCCTACGGTTTCCCAGAGCTCTTATCTACGTAGCCATCCGCCGGTCACCGCGTGATGAATGGGAGCGCGAGGAGAGAGAGCCACGTTCCTGCTCGGTGTAGTCGGAGGGATCGGTCAGAGCTGGCATACGCGGCTGCTCGTCGAGACGGTGCTCAGCGCGTCGGCCGATGAGCAGGTGGACACCGCGCTGCTCGACCTGAGCGAGACGCCGATCGATTTCGCGGCCAACCGACCGGCCGAGGAGTACTCCGCCGCCACGCGGCGGGCGCTGGAGTTGGCCGGCCACGCTGAGGGCTTCGTGTTCGGCTCGCCGATCTATCGCGCCACCTATACCGGCGCGTTCAAGAACTTCTTCGACCTGATGCCGGTCGAGGCGCTGCTGGGCAAAGCGGCGGCGCTCGTCGCCACCGGGGCGTCGTTCCACCATTTCCTGGCGCTCGACATCGCCTTCCGTCCCATCATGACCTTCTTCAACATGCACACGGTACCCGGCGTGCTCTACGGCTCGCGGGAGCAGTTCCTGCCCGAGCGCGCGATCAACGATGCGCTGCGCGAGCAAGCCGAGGCGTTGGGCAGGGATCTCGTGTACATGACCCGCCAGCTCGCGGGTCGTGGCTGGGGCCCGCCATCTCCCGGGGTCGGGGCAGTGACGCGGCCGAGATGACCGCCGCGCGACGGAGCAGCATGTGAGCGCGCAACGAAAGCATTTTCGACTCGGCGTCTTCATGCCGGTGGGGAACAACGGGTGGATGTTGACCAAGACCGCCCCGCAGTACCTCCCGACCTACCAGCTCAACCGGGACATCGCGCAGCTGGCCGAACGGATCGGGTTCGACTACGTGTTCTCGATGGCGAAATGGAGCGGCTATGGTGGAGAGACGCGCTTCTGGGACTTCTCGATCGAGTCCTTCACGCTCATGGCAGCGCTCGCCGTGGCGACCACTCGGCTGCGGCTTGTGGCGTCGATCGCCCCGATCCTGATCCACCCGGCGATCGTCGCCAAGATGGTGGCCACCCTGGACGACATCTCCGCAGGCCGCATCGGCATCAACATTGTCAGCTCCGACACAGAATACACGCGGATGGGCCTCTACCCGGACGAATTCGAGTCCTACCGCCACGCCTACATCGACGAATGGCTCCGCGTCGTGAAGGCGCTGTGGAGCGGGGAGCCCGTTGACTTCGCGGGCAGATTCTTCCGCATCGACGGCTATGCTTCGAACCCGCGCCCGGTCCAGCGGCCCTGGCCCCCGATCCTCTACGCCACGTCGTCCGAGGGCGGGTTCCGCTTCGTCGCCGAGCAGTGCGACGAGGCCTTCGTCCAGGCGGGTCCGCAGAAGAACGACGTCAGCCAGCGGTTGAAGGCGATGGCGGCCGAGCGTGGCCGCACGATCAAGACGCAAGCGCACGTCACGCTCGTCCTCGGCGAGACGAACGCGGACGCCCAGCGGATCCTCGATCATCTCCGCGCGGGGGCGGACTACGAGGCAATCGCCAACGTGTACGACCAAGGTTACCAGGGCGATCGCGTCGCCCGAGGCCGGGAGATCCTTGAGAAGGGCTTCCCGCGGACGCTCATCTACCATGCCCATCCTCTAATTGGCGGGCCGGAGCTCGTCGCGGACTTCATCGAAGACATGGCCGTGAACGGACACTTCGACGGCATGCTCTTCTCGTTTCCGGACTTCATCGACGGGCTCGAGCGGTTCGACGCCCTCGTCACGCCGCTGATCGAGCGGCGCGGGCTGCGTTAAAACGAGCGCAGCCCGCGCCGGGGCCGGTTGAAGTGGAGTTAGTCCGACGGCAGCCCTCGGGAACGTGGCGGCAAGATTAAACCCCCGCCCGACCGGTCCGCGCTCCCTGCGCTCCGGTCATGGCTGTGACCCGCTGTAGTGCGCCGTGGCCGAAGGCGGAGCGGCGAGGGTCATGCCGTGGCGACGGAAGACGTCCGTCATCTTGGCCACATCCGGCGGGCCGCCTGCCGCGGCACGCACGATCTCGACGGCCTCGCGGAAGTAGGCCGGTCCCATGATCGCCGGTGTGACCATGACGAGCTGCCGGGCGGCCACCGCGCCGCCATTGTCGAATCGATGCACAGCGCCCCGCGGGATGCACACGGCCTGGCCCGGGCCCACCGCAATCGCCCGACCGTCGATGGTCCAGGTGAGCACACCTTCGATTCCATACAGCGTCTCTTCGTAGGCGTCGTTCATATGCGCTGGCGCAGGGATTTTCTGCCCGGCGGGCACCGTCATCTCGAAGACGGACACGCTTCCATTGGTGTCTTCGCCCGTAAGGAGGAAACGAATGTCGATTGGGCCGACGCGGATGGTCTCTTCCGACGCGTTGACTGTGGGCTGGGCTGCCATGACTCCTCCCGTGTAAAGTAAATTGGATTGACTTGATTAGAGTACACGGAGTTTACTGTCGATGTCAAGACTCGAATTGCCCGAGGACCCGCTGATTGGCGCCCTGCTGCGACTCCCCGCCCACGCCATTCATCGCCGGATCATCGCCGGCTTGAACAGTGCCGGCTTCGATGATCTGCGCCTCCCGCACATGAGTGTGTTCCAGTACCCCGGCCCGGACGGCTACCGTCCAACTGAGCTGGCGGAGCGCGCCGGAATGAGCAAACAGGCCATGAATCAGCTCCTGCGTAGTCTGGAGCGGCTCGGCTACCTTCGGCGAAGCGGCGCCGAGGCCGACGGCCGGGCGCGCATCGTCCACTTCACCGAGCGCGGCGCCGCGGCGTGGGCCAAGGTCTACGAGATCCTTCGGGACATCGAAGCCGAATGGCGTGACCGGTTGGGAGACGCGAAGTTCGCCCGGCTCAAGGCCCTGCTCTGTGAGGTGTGGGTTTCGGATCTCGTCCAGTAGATTCGACCCTCGCCCACAGACTGGGCGGTGTCGGAGCAGGCGCTCCACGGCCCGGGCTGCAACCGATCAGGCTCCCACCGTGTCGTCCTGCTCCACCGGAGCCTTGGGCCGACGGCGGCGCAGGCGGTGGTGCGATAGGATCTCCGCCGATGTGCGCCTACGCCTCCAGCGCTCGTCGATCGCGCCGCCGTTCTTCGTTGAGCGCGCGGATCTCCGCTAGCGTGTAGGTTCGGTCAATCTCTTCGGCGCTGTTCGTCGCCGTAAGGCGAAAGCCTTCCTCGACCTGGAAGATCCCGAAGCTGGTTGCTCGCAGCGTATCGAGGACGTGGCCCAGGGTCCGCAGCATCCAGGAGAGACCTGAGTCCGGTCTGTTGTCCGGGTCGCCGCGCCGCAAGCGTCCTTCGTTCCGAAGGTCAGCGAGGTGATAGGTTTCGAAGAGGGTTTCGCTCCCCAGCGTGGAGGCGACGAGCCAGTGATCGCCGCGATCGACGATTTCGATGCTGGACGCGCCGGTCCGATCGAGGAAGTGACCGAGGGCGCGAAGCGTATCCGAGTATTCTCCCGGCTCGATCATGCGGAATCTCGCCCAGTGGGCGCGCAACCCTGACGCATTACGGGCCGCTCACGTCCCATTGCTCGGCGTTCCAGGCATATGTTCCCTCTGATCCCTGCCCCCGAAGATTGACGAGGCGGTTCGCGATGATCGTCGGCTGAGCGTTGTGGAAAAGGGCGAGGGGGATGACCTGGTCCGTCATGTGGTGCACGATCTGGCCCAGTATCGCGACACGATCCGTCCGCGAGATTGTGGTGAGAAACGTGTCGATGAGGCCGTCGAACTCCGCGTTCTGGTAGCGCATGCGGTTCCGACCGACGTAGTTGGTCTCCGGCAGGGGCGACTGCTTACCATGGAACCGAGTCAGCGAATCGTATGTCAGGGCTGTCGGCTGTCGCACCAGTTCGAACCCCGGAAAGTTGGCGCGATACTCGAGATCTCGGGCGCGCTGACGTGGGCTGAGGAGCGGATCGGATGGAATGCCCACCCGCTGCCAGTAGCCCGCCGTTGCCAGCGCTGCCTTCTCCTGGAGGTCGTCGCCGGCGGTGGTGCGCACTTCGATGGCGAGCCTGCCGCCGCTCGGGGTCACGAACATCCCGTCCGGACCTCGCGTCAGCCCCATCGAGACGAGCATCTCGGTGGCGCGCCGGGGATCATGTTCGTAGCGAACGATGCTCGCCTCGATGCTTGGATACTCCGCGTCGTTCGGGCTCACGTATGCGTGCGCGACCGGTGCCAGTCCCAGCT carries:
- the rpsO gene encoding 30S ribosomal protein S15 — protein: MPLAQAVKGEIIEKYRLHPDDTGSSDVQIALLSRRILDMIEHLKVHPHDHASRRGLLMMVGKRRRLLNYLRREDFERYRQIISSLGLRR
- a CDS encoding ferredoxin — encoded protein: MTLKASIDWDKCEGNGVCARVAPEVFSVDDQGNSDVLMEEVPESLRAKAMLAMRQCPTGAVSVVEA
- a CDS encoding DUF309 domain-containing protein, whose product is MTRDDWTVRRDASARPEDSYALCAETPPPQLITGIWQFNRREFFACHETLERLWLAECAPVRDLYQGILQIGVAFYHLLRGNYRGAHVSLRRGITRLRPLPPVCRGVQVARLVEDAEAAHAALVARGAAGLARFDLELIPTIDIAPSA
- a CDS encoding heme-binding protein, with product MRLDVAQRVLGASLAKAHDMGIAVSVVVVDEGGHMMAMARMDGARFLTVEIAYGKAHGCIGFHRVGPEVAQFGQTAPAFVGALATASHGRFFAALGSIRVVVGGQEVGAVGVSGGSGEQDHQIAQAGVDAVAYGGDA
- a CDS encoding heme-binding protein is translated as MALDLATANRIVEACIAEGRTIGRNFSIAVVDEGGHIVAIQRMDGAAFVSPRIALGKAFACAAFRREGPQLQQMGENPAFVAGLVEMTGGQFFASLGACRIMLNGQMMGAVGVSGAAPEQDQQVAEAGIRVLSS
- a CDS encoding MFS transporter, yielding MTDVSAIPSSETGRVRPKLWTRGFLLLLTVVFLGYSGQQLILPILPLYVTKLGGTPVEAGFILAAFSITSFPMRPVVGYLTDAWSARGILGIGTLILSLTSFGFFVPHLAVMAVVNAVRGIGWAGLNTGGYTDLAHTAPRARRGEASGYYNLATSIPIAGAPAVALWLLGVPSMGYPSVFLFAALLAAAATLGMWGAQALAPQTQMRSPRDGAVTVSSVIGGFVDRRVFLAAGLLLCMTVTQVSTTAYLPLYARAVGIEGIGSFYVVTGVVGIISQLLCGRFLDRGGRGGWVVAGFATMIVSMLILYAARGLEVVLIAAVINALGSTLLNTMLLVVAMDLADPNRPGAGMATYSVSYQLGAAVGAPVFGMVIQALGFGAMYLSAAGALVVGLIATVLQWPRLRRVGVVAPTGGGNARI
- a CDS encoding NAD(P)H-dependent oxidoreductase, with the translated sequence MGARGERATFLLGVVGGIGQSWHTRLLVETVLSASADEQVDTALLDLSETPIDFAANRPAEEYSAATRRALELAGHAEGFVFGSPIYRATYTGAFKNFFDLMPVEALLGKAAALVATGASFHHFLALDIAFRPIMTFFNMHTVPGVLYGSREQFLPERAINDALREQAEALGRDLVYMTRQLAGRGWGPPSPGVGAVTRPR
- a CDS encoding LLM class flavin-dependent oxidoreductase, which gives rise to MSAQRKHFRLGVFMPVGNNGWMLTKTAPQYLPTYQLNRDIAQLAERIGFDYVFSMAKWSGYGGETRFWDFSIESFTLMAALAVATTRLRLVASIAPILIHPAIVAKMVATLDDISAGRIGINIVSSDTEYTRMGLYPDEFESYRHAYIDEWLRVVKALWSGEPVDFAGRFFRIDGYASNPRPVQRPWPPILYATSSEGGFRFVAEQCDEAFVQAGPQKNDVSQRLKAMAAERGRTIKTQAHVTLVLGETNADAQRILDHLRAGADYEAIANVYDQGYQGDRVARGREILEKGFPRTLIYHAHPLIGGPELVADFIEDMAVNGHFDGMLFSFPDFIDGLERFDALVTPLIERRGLR
- a CDS encoding cupin domain-containing protein, which encodes MAAQPTVNASEETIRVGPIDIRFLLTGEDTNGSVSVFEMTVPAGQKIPAPAHMNDAYEETLYGIEGVLTWTIDGRAIAVGPGQAVCIPRGAVHRFDNGGAVAARQLVMVTPAIMGPAYFREAVEIVRAAAGGPPDVAKMTDVFRRHGMTLAAPPSATAHYSGSQP
- a CDS encoding MarR family transcriptional regulator, translating into MSRLELPEDPLIGALLRLPAHAIHRRIIAGLNSAGFDDLRLPHMSVFQYPGPDGYRPTELAERAGMSKQAMNQLLRSLERLGYLRRSGAEADGRARIVHFTERGAAAWAKVYEILRDIEAEWRDRLGDAKFARLKALLCEVWVSDLVQ